One part of the Nostoc sp. PCC 7120 = FACHB-418 genome encodes these proteins:
- a CDS encoding Coenzyme F420 hydrogenase/dehydrogenase, beta subunit C-terminal domain yields the protein MTSLFPHQKAKALKPNSRRPAKELCSECGLCDTYYIHYVKEACAFITQQIDTLEEQAHQRSRNLDNPDELYFGVHQDMIAAKKQQPIAGAQWTGIVSSIAIEMLNHGLVEGVVCVQNSKEDRFQPMPVIARTPEEILAARVNKPTLSPNLSILEQVEKSGMKRLLVIGVGCQIQALRAVEKKLGLEKLYVLGTPCVDNVTRAGLQKFLETTSRSPETVVHYEFMQDFRIHFKHEDGSIEKVPFFGLKTNQLKDVFAPSCMSCFDYVNSLADLVVGYMGAPFGWQWILVRNDTGKEMLDLVQNQLDTQPVMSEGNRQEAVQQGISAYDKGVTLPMWVAKIMGVVIDKIGPKGLEYARFSIDSHFTRNYLFVKRNHPEKLAAHVPEFAKRIVGQYKLPE from the coding sequence ATGACTTCGCTTTTCCCACACCAAAAAGCCAAAGCCTTAAAACCCAATAGCCGTCGTCCTGCTAAGGAACTATGCAGTGAGTGCGGGCTGTGCGATACATACTATATTCATTATGTCAAGGAAGCCTGTGCTTTTATTACCCAGCAGATAGATACACTCGAAGAACAGGCACACCAGCGATCGCGCAATCTCGATAATCCTGATGAACTCTACTTTGGTGTTCATCAAGACATGATTGCAGCAAAGAAACAGCAACCAATCGCAGGCGCACAATGGACTGGTATTGTTAGCAGTATTGCCATAGAAATGCTGAATCATGGTTTAGTGGAAGGCGTTGTCTGCGTCCAAAACAGTAAAGAAGACCGCTTCCAGCCCATGCCTGTGATTGCCCGCACCCCAGAAGAAATACTAGCAGCGCGGGTAAATAAACCAACACTTTCCCCAAACCTTTCCATATTGGAACAAGTCGAAAAATCTGGGATGAAGCGACTGTTAGTCATTGGTGTTGGTTGCCAAATTCAGGCCTTACGTGCTGTAGAAAAAAAATTGGGTTTAGAAAAGCTCTATGTTTTAGGTACACCTTGCGTAGATAACGTTACCCGCGCCGGACTGCAAAAATTCTTAGAAACCACCAGTCGCTCACCTGAGACAGTCGTACACTATGAGTTCATGCAGGATTTCCGCATTCACTTCAAGCATGAAGATGGCTCAATTGAGAAAGTACCCTTCTTTGGCTTGAAGACCAACCAACTCAAAGATGTCTTTGCTCCTTCCTGCATGAGTTGTTTTGATTACGTCAACTCTCTAGCCGATTTAGTTGTTGGTTACATGGGCGCACCCTTCGGCTGGCAGTGGATTCTTGTCAGAAATGATACAGGGAAAGAAATGCTGGACTTGGTACAAAACCAGTTAGATACTCAGCCTGTGATGTCCGAAGGAAATCGACAAGAGGCTGTACAACAGGGAATATCCGCCTACGACAAAGGTGTGACACTTCCCATGTGGGTGGCAAAAATTATGGGTGTGGTGATCGATAAGATTGGCCCTAAAGGGTTGGAGTATGCGCGGTTCTCCATTGATTCCCACTTTACCCGCAATTATTTGTTTGTAAAGCGGAATCATCCTGAGAAGTTAGCAGCTCATGTGCCGGAGTTTGCCAAGCGCATCGTGGGGCAGTATAAGTTACCGGAGTGA
- a CDS encoding acyl-CoA desaturase, producing the protein MTIATSTKPQINWVNTLFFLGLHIGALFAFIPSNFSWAAVGVALLLYWITGGLGITLGFHRLVTHRSFQTPKWLEYFLVLCGTLACQGGPIEWVGTHRIHHLHSDTDPDPHDSNKGFWWSHIGWLIYHSPSHADVPRFTKDIAEDPVYQFLQKYFIFIQIALGLLLLYLGGWSFVVWGVFFRIVWVYHCTWLVNSATHKFGYRTYDAGDRSTNCWWVAVLVFGEGWHNNHHAFQYSARHGLEWWEVDLTWMTVQLLQILGLATNVKLADKKQ; encoded by the coding sequence ATGACAATTGCTACTTCAACTAAACCTCAAATCAACTGGGTAAATACCCTATTTTTCCTTGGGCTACACATCGGCGCTTTGTTTGCCTTTATCCCTAGTAACTTCAGCTGGGCGGCAGTTGGTGTGGCTTTATTGCTTTACTGGATCACTGGTGGTTTGGGTATTACCTTAGGCTTTCATCGCCTTGTTACCCACCGCAGTTTTCAGACTCCCAAGTGGTTGGAATATTTTCTAGTGCTTTGCGGGACTCTCGCTTGTCAAGGAGGGCCAATCGAGTGGGTCGGTACACATCGCATTCATCATTTACATTCCGATACTGATCCAGATCCCCATGATTCTAATAAAGGTTTCTGGTGGAGCCATATTGGTTGGCTAATTTATCACTCTCCCTCCCACGCTGATGTTCCTCGGTTCACCAAAGATATTGCCGAAGACCCAGTCTATCAGTTTTTACAGAAATATTTCATTTTTATCCAGATTGCTCTGGGGTTGTTGCTGTTATATCTAGGCGGGTGGTCTTTTGTGGTCTGGGGAGTTTTCTTTCGCATCGTTTGGGTTTACCACTGTACTTGGTTGGTAAACAGCGCTACCCATAAGTTTGGCTACCGCACCTATGATGCTGGTGACAGATCCACTAACTGTTGGTGGGTAGCTGTCCTAGTGTTTGGTGAAGGTTGGCACAACAACCACCACGCTTTTCAATATTCAGCTCGTCACGGGTTGGAATGGTGGGAAGTTGATCTGACTTGGATGACAGTGCAATTGCTGCAAATACTCGGTTTAGCAACTAATGTCAAACTAGCAGACAAAAAGCAGTAA
- a CDS encoding fatty acid desaturase translates to MQSTTIPSDNSPSFGQSENTTTLPFTLQDLKAAIPAECFQPNVSKSLFYFFRDVLIVGLLYAVAHYLDSWYFWPIFWLIQGTMFWALFVVGHDCGHQSFSKHKWLNDLIGHLTHTFILVPYHGWRISHRTHHKNTGNIDNDESWYPVTQSQYKEMPLGQKIGRYYVFLLAYPVYLFKRSPNKEGSHFLPSSSLFKPSEKWDVITSTVLWSCMVGLLGFLTYQWGWMWLLKYYAAPYIVFVIWLDLVTFLHHTEADLPWYRGEDWTFLKGAISSIDRNYGLVNHIHHDIGTHVAHHIFLNIPHYNLLKATEAIKPVMGEYYRKSEEPIWKSLWRSCVSCHFVPDTGGKVYYTSNNQVVNK, encoded by the coding sequence GTGCAATCAACTACAATCCCCTCCGATAATTCTCCTAGCTTTGGCCAATCAGAGAATACCACTACACTGCCATTTACTCTTCAGGATTTAAAAGCGGCTATTCCGGCTGAGTGTTTTCAACCCAATGTCAGCAAATCACTATTCTACTTTTTTCGTGATGTTCTGATTGTCGGTTTGTTATACGCAGTCGCCCATTACCTAGATTCTTGGTATTTTTGGCCAATTTTCTGGTTAATCCAAGGAACGATGTTTTGGGCTTTGTTTGTGGTTGGACATGACTGCGGACACCAATCTTTTTCTAAGCATAAATGGCTCAATGATTTAATTGGGCATCTGACTCACACCTTCATATTAGTCCCTTATCACGGTTGGCGTATTAGTCACAGAACTCATCATAAAAATACTGGCAATATCGATAATGATGAAAGCTGGTATCCTGTGACTCAATCGCAATACAAGGAAATGCCATTAGGGCAAAAGATAGGCCGTTATTACGTATTTCTACTGGCTTATCCAGTGTATTTGTTTAAGCGTTCTCCTAATAAGGAAGGCTCTCATTTTTTACCTAGTAGCTCTCTTTTCAAGCCATCAGAAAAATGGGATGTTATCACCAGTACCGTACTGTGGAGTTGTATGGTTGGTTTGTTAGGTTTCCTAACTTATCAATGGGGCTGGATGTGGTTGTTAAAATACTATGCTGCACCATACATAGTGTTTGTAATTTGGCTTGATTTAGTCACATTCCTACACCACACTGAAGCTGATCTTCCCTGGTATCGTGGCGAAGATTGGACTTTCCTAAAAGGTGCAATTTCCAGTATTGACCGCAATTATGGTTTAGTCAATCACATCCATCATGATATTGGTACTCATGTAGCACACCACATTTTCTTGAATATTCCTCACTATAATTTGCTGAAGGCTACCGAGGCAATTAAACCAGTCATGGGTGAGTATTACCGCAAGTCAGAAGAACCTATTTGGAAGTCATTGTGGCGTTCTTGCGTGAGTTGCCATTTTGTCCCCGATACAGGCGGGAAAGTTTACTACACTTCTAACAATCAAGTAGTGAATAAGTAG
- a CDS encoding aminotransferase class I/II-fold pyridoxal phosphate-dependent enzyme, with protein sequence MNSLEQLRQAEQALLEIFSGIDAQVKQNLKRVLEAFRNQRVGAHHFAGVSGYGHDDLGRETLDKVFAEVMGAEAAAVRVQFVSGTHAIACALFGVLRPGDEMLAVVGSPYDTLEEVIGLRGQGQGSLIEFGIKYRQLELTSQGSIDWQTLSTSITDHTRLVLIQRSCGYSWRPSLSIADIEKVVNLVKQQNPHTVCFVDNCYGEFIETQEPTHVGADLMAGSLIKNPGGTIVTAGGYVAGRADLVEAAACRLTAPGIGSYGGATFDQNRLLFQGLFLSPQMVGEAMKGTHLTGYVFDKLGYPVNPAPLAPRGDVIQAIKLGSAQKLIAFCKAVQQNSPVGSYLDPIPDDMPGYESQVVMAGGTFIEGSTLEFSADGPLREPYVVYCQGGTHWSHVAIALEAAIDAVGEA encoded by the coding sequence ATGAACAGCTTGGAACAGCTGCGGCAAGCAGAACAGGCACTGTTAGAGATTTTTTCTGGAATTGACGCTCAGGTCAAGCAAAATCTGAAAAGAGTGCTGGAAGCCTTTCGTAATCAGCGTGTAGGAGCGCACCACTTTGCTGGTGTAAGTGGTTATGGTCACGATGATTTAGGTCGAGAAACTTTAGACAAAGTTTTTGCCGAAGTAATGGGTGCTGAAGCTGCGGCGGTGCGGGTGCAGTTTGTTTCGGGAACTCACGCGATCGCTTGCGCCCTGTTTGGTGTACTCCGGCCTGGTGATGAAATGTTAGCAGTGGTTGGTTCCCCCTACGATACGCTCGAAGAAGTTATTGGTTTACGGGGTCAAGGTCAAGGCTCCCTTATTGAGTTTGGCATAAAATACCGCCAATTGGAGTTAACTTCCCAAGGATCTATCGATTGGCAAACTTTAAGTACTAGTATTACTGATCACACTCGCTTAGTTTTAATTCAGCGTTCTTGTGGTTATTCCTGGCGGCCTAGCTTATCCATTGCCGATATTGAAAAAGTTGTTAATTTAGTCAAACAGCAAAATCCTCACACTGTTTGCTTTGTGGATAACTGCTACGGTGAATTTATCGAAACCCAGGAACCTACCCATGTTGGTGCTGATTTAATGGCTGGTTCTTTGATTAAAAATCCTGGTGGGACGATTGTGACGGCTGGTGGTTATGTAGCTGGACGGGCTGACTTAGTAGAAGCAGCCGCTTGTCGCCTGACTGCTCCTGGTATTGGTAGTTACGGTGGGGCGACATTTGACCAAAATCGCCTGTTATTCCAAGGGTTGTTTTTGTCGCCCCAGATGGTGGGTGAGGCGATGAAGGGAACTCACCTGACTGGTTATGTATTTGACAAACTTGGTTATCCAGTCAATCCTGCACCCCTTGCGCCCCGTGGGGATGTGATTCAGGCGATTAAATTGGGTTCGGCGCAGAAGCTGATTGCCTTCTGTAAGGCTGTACAACAGAATTCACCTGTGGGTTCTTACCTTGACCCCATTCCCGATGATATGCCGGGGTATGAGAGCCAGGTGGTGATGGCTGGGGGGACATTTATTGAGGGGAGTACTTTGGAATTTTCGGCGGATGGGCCTTTACGTGAGCCTTATGTGGTGTATTGCCAGGGGGGGACTCATTGGAGTCATGTGGCGATCGCCCTAGAGGCGGCGATCGACGCTGTGGGAGAGGCTTGA
- a CDS encoding DNA-directed RNA polymerase subunit beta'', with the protein MTNEKMIFRNRVVDKGQLRNLISWAFTHYGTARTAVMADKLKDLGFRYATRAGVSISVDDLMVPPSKRSLLEAAEEEIRATEVRYQRGEITEVERFQKVIDTWNGTSEALKDEVVTHFKQTNPLNSVYMMAFSGARGNISQVRQLVGMRGLMADPQGEIIDLPIKTNFREGLTVTEYIISSYGARKGLVDTALRTADSGYLTRRLVDVSQDVIIREIDCGTTRGIPVRPMTEGSKTLIKLSTRLLGRVVGEDVIHPKTKEVIAPRNTPISDDLAKEIEKAGVAEVVVRSPLTCEAARSVCQHCYGWSLAHAKMVDLGEAVGIIAAQSIGEPGTQLTMRTFHTGGVFTGEVAQQVRSKMDGTIKLPRKLRTRTHRTRHGEDALFVESNGIMILEPRKEGSETPAPQEIHVTQGSTIYIVDGQQVKKGQLLAEVALGGRTTRTNTEKAVKDVASDLAGEVKFAEVVPEQKTDRQGNTTTTAARGGLIWILSGEVYNLPPGAELVVKNGDRVETNGVLAETKLTTIHGGVVRLPEATPGKSTREIEIITASVVLDQATVTVQSSQGRNNYLITTGNNQVFNLRATPGTKVQNGQVVAELIDDRYRTTTGGFLKFAGVEVQKKGKAKLGYEVVQGGTLLWIPEETHEVNKDISLLLVEDGQYVEAGTEVVKDIFCQNSGVVEVTQKNDILREVVVKPGELLMVDDPEAVIGRDNTLLQPGEELLGQVATELRYIQYVESPEGPALLSRPVVEFAVPSNPDVPSTTSVSQQTGRSIQMRAVQRLPYKDSERVKSVEGVELLRTQLVLEIEQEGEQEHNASPLAADIELIPDLEDADVQRLQLVILESLVLRRDIAADATQGSTQTSLEVKDGDTIVPGSVVARTQILSKEGGIVRGVQKGSEAVRRCLVLRHSDMATLNISAKPKVKAGDLIVAGTELAPGIFAEESGQIVGVKNAGESTTTQDAALSTQNYAVTIRAGRPYRVSPGAVLQIEDGDLVQRGDNLVLLVFERAKTGDIIQGLPRIEELLEARKPKEACILAKRGGEVKVVYGDGDEAIAIKVIESNGVVTDYPLGPGQNLAMPDGSVVPAGQPLSDGPSNPHEILEVFFSLGSEDGVYACASHALQKVQTFLVNEVQMVYQSQGIDIADKHIEVIVRQMTNKVRIDDGGDTTMLPGELVELRQVEQVNEAMAITGGARAQYTPVLLGITKASLNTDSFISAASFQETTRVLTEAAIEGKSDWLRGLKENVIIGRLIPAGTGYNTYDEPGMLEDYSTLETTSVLDETDDPLDMVLDDRTARAYNLDSPGLAETGFNNRRSILDDDELIADEIHDLVEAEVEVDDEVDDDYEDDDEDDDDYED; encoded by the coding sequence ATGACTAACGAAAAGATGATTTTTCGCAATCGCGTCGTTGACAAAGGTCAACTGAGAAATTTGATTTCTTGGGCGTTTACCCATTATGGAACGGCGCGTACCGCAGTGATGGCGGATAAGTTGAAGGATTTAGGCTTTCGCTATGCTACCAGAGCCGGGGTTTCCATCAGTGTTGATGACTTGATGGTACCACCTAGCAAACGGAGTCTTTTGGAGGCTGCCGAAGAGGAAATTCGCGCTACTGAAGTCCGTTACCAACGGGGAGAAATTACGGAAGTAGAACGTTTCCAAAAGGTAATTGATACCTGGAACGGTACGAGTGAAGCTCTCAAGGACGAGGTGGTTACTCACTTCAAACAGACCAACCCACTCAACTCCGTGTACATGATGGCGTTCTCTGGCGCACGGGGTAATATCTCCCAGGTGCGTCAGTTGGTGGGGATGCGGGGATTGATGGCAGATCCTCAAGGGGAAATTATTGACTTACCCATCAAAACTAACTTCCGCGAAGGTCTGACGGTTACAGAATATATTATTTCGTCTTACGGTGCGAGAAAAGGGTTAGTAGATACAGCGTTGCGTACCGCCGACTCTGGTTATCTGACCCGTCGTTTGGTAGACGTATCCCAGGATGTAATCATTCGGGAAATTGATTGCGGGACGACCAGAGGGATTCCCGTCCGACCGATGACCGAAGGTAGCAAAACCTTGATCAAGCTATCTACACGCTTGCTAGGACGGGTGGTGGGAGAAGATGTGATCCATCCCAAAACAAAAGAAGTGATTGCCCCACGCAATACCCCCATTTCTGATGACTTAGCCAAAGAAATAGAAAAAGCTGGGGTGGCAGAAGTTGTGGTGCGATCGCCTCTTACCTGTGAAGCTGCCCGTTCTGTATGCCAGCACTGCTATGGCTGGAGTTTGGCTCACGCCAAAATGGTAGATTTAGGCGAAGCTGTCGGGATTATCGCGGCTCAAAGTATTGGGGAACCCGGAACCCAGCTCACCATGAGAACATTCCACACTGGTGGTGTGTTTACTGGGGAAGTAGCACAACAAGTCCGTTCCAAAATGGATGGAACTATCAAGCTACCCCGGAAACTGCGGACAAGAACCCATCGCACCCGCCACGGGGAAGATGCCTTGTTTGTAGAAAGCAACGGGATTATGATTCTGGAACCACGCAAGGAAGGTTCAGAAACCCCAGCACCTCAAGAAATTCATGTGACCCAAGGTTCCACAATCTATATCGTTGATGGACAACAGGTCAAAAAAGGTCAATTACTAGCAGAAGTTGCCCTCGGTGGTCGTACCACCCGGACTAATACAGAAAAAGCCGTAAAAGATGTGGCCTCTGACTTAGCCGGAGAAGTGAAGTTTGCCGAAGTTGTTCCCGAACAAAAAACCGACCGTCAAGGTAACACTACTACCACAGCCGCCAGAGGTGGTTTGATTTGGATTCTCTCTGGGGAAGTGTATAACTTGCCACCAGGTGCAGAATTGGTAGTGAAAAATGGCGATCGCGTCGAAACTAACGGTGTACTGGCAGAGACTAAGTTAACTACTATACATGGTGGTGTGGTACGTTTACCAGAAGCTACCCCTGGTAAGAGTACTAGAGAAATTGAAATCATTACTGCTTCTGTGGTCTTAGACCAAGCAACAGTCACCGTCCAGAGTTCCCAAGGTCGTAACAACTACTTAATTACCACCGGTAACAACCAAGTATTTAACCTGCGGGCAACCCCAGGCACAAAAGTGCAGAATGGTCAAGTTGTCGCTGAGTTAATTGATGACCGCTATCGCACAACCACCGGTGGTTTCCTGAAATTCGCGGGTGTAGAAGTCCAAAAGAAAGGTAAAGCCAAGCTTGGTTATGAAGTGGTACAGGGCGGTACACTGTTGTGGATTCCCGAAGAAACCCACGAAGTTAACAAAGACATCTCCTTGCTGTTGGTAGAAGACGGACAGTATGTCGAAGCTGGTACAGAAGTTGTTAAAGACATCTTCTGCCAAAACAGTGGTGTGGTAGAAGTTACCCAGAAAAATGACATTCTCCGGGAAGTGGTAGTGAAGCCAGGAGAACTGCTCATGGTAGATGATCCAGAAGCAGTAATTGGGCGAGATAATACCCTGTTACAACCTGGTGAAGAACTATTAGGGCAAGTCGCCACAGAACTGCGTTACATCCAGTATGTAGAATCGCCGGAAGGCCCAGCACTGTTGAGCCGTCCAGTGGTGGAATTCGCTGTACCCAGTAACCCTGATGTACCATCTACTACATCTGTTAGCCAACAAACAGGACGTTCGATTCAAATGCGGGCAGTACAAAGACTGCCTTACAAAGATTCAGAACGCGTCAAGTCGGTGGAAGGTGTGGAACTCCTGCGTACCCAATTAGTATTGGAAATTGAGCAGGAAGGTGAACAAGAACATAATGCTTCTCCTCTAGCGGCAGATATTGAATTAATACCTGACCTTGAGGATGCAGATGTTCAGCGCTTACAGCTAGTAATTTTGGAATCCTTAGTTTTGCGTCGTGACATCGCCGCCGATGCTACCCAAGGCAGTACCCAAACTAGCCTGGAGGTAAAAGACGGAGACACAATTGTTCCCGGTTCCGTAGTTGCACGTACCCAAATCTTGTCTAAAGAAGGTGGGATTGTCAGGGGAGTGCAGAAAGGAAGCGAAGCAGTGCGTCGTTGTTTAGTGCTGCGTCATAGCGACATGGCAACACTAAATATCAGTGCCAAGCCCAAAGTCAAAGCCGGTGATTTAATCGTCGCAGGTACAGAACTTGCCCCTGGTATCTTTGCCGAAGAATCTGGGCAAATTGTAGGGGTGAAAAATGCGGGTGAAAGCACCACCACTCAAGACGCAGCCCTTAGCACTCAGAACTATGCCGTGACTATCCGTGCTGGTCGTCCTTATCGAGTCAGCCCTGGTGCAGTATTGCAAATAGAAGATGGCGACTTGGTGCAACGGGGTGATAACTTAGTGCTGCTAGTGTTTGAACGGGCAAAAACTGGAGACATCATTCAAGGTTTGCCTCGGATTGAAGAACTACTAGAAGCCCGGAAACCCAAAGAAGCTTGTATTTTAGCAAAACGGGGTGGGGAGGTTAAGGTAGTGTACGGTGATGGTGATGAAGCGATCGCCATCAAAGTTATAGAATCCAATGGGGTAGTCACCGATTATCCTCTTGGCCCTGGGCAAAACTTAGCCATGCCCGATGGTTCCGTTGTACCAGCCGGACAACCATTGAGTGATGGGCCTTCCAATCCCCACGAAATTCTGGAAGTATTCTTCAGTCTAGGTTCGGAAGACGGGGTTTATGCTTGTGCTAGCCACGCCTTACAAAAAGTGCAAACATTCCTCGTGAATGAAGTGCAGATGGTGTATCAATCCCAAGGTATTGACATCGCCGACAAACACATTGAAGTGATTGTGCGCCAGATGACCAACAAAGTGCGGATTGATGATGGTGGTGACACCACTATGCTTCCTGGTGAGTTGGTAGAATTGCGCCAAGTCGAGCAGGTGAATGAAGCAATGGCAATTACTGGCGGAGCGAGAGCGCAATATACTCCAGTATTGTTAGGTATTACTAAAGCATCGTTGAATACAGACAGTTTCATTTCTGCCGCATCCTTCCAAGAAACAACACGGGTTCTGACCGAAGCAGCTATTGAGGGTAAATCCGACTGGTTGCGTGGTTTGAAAGAAAACGTGATTATTGGGCGATTGATCCCGGCGGGAACTGGTTACAATACCTATGATGAACCTGGGATGCTGGAAGATTATTCCACGCTGGAAACCACCAGTGTCTTGGATGAAACCGATGATCCTCTAGATATGGTATTAGATGACCGTACAGCTCGCGCCTACAATTTAGATTCTCCCGGTCTTGCGGAAACTGGATTTAATAACCGTCGCTCAATTCTCGATGATGATGAGTTGATTGCTGATGAAATCCATGACCTCGTAGAAGCGGAAGTGGAAGTAGACGATGAAGTAGATGATGATTACGAGGATGATGACGAAGACGATGACGATTACGAAGACTAA
- a CDS encoding fatty acid desaturase, with protein MTTSIIKNQEIKNKLSNPELRLKDIIKTLPKECFQQNRRKAWTQALLSVVMVGLGYWSLAIAPWFLLPIAWIFTGTALTGFFVIGHDCGHRSFAKRRWVNDLVGHIFMMPLIYPFHSWRIKHNHHHKHTNKLDEDNAWHPIRPEVFASWGKTRQSAFKLFMRQRLWWVGSVGHWAVVHFDWRKFKVKDQADVKLSVAVVVLFAAVAFPTLIATTGIWGFVKFWFVPWLGYHFWMSTFTIVHHTYPDVPFEAENKWHEAMAQLFGTIHCDYPKWVEVLCHDINVHVPHHLSTAIPSYNLRLAYSSIQENWGDYLHDELRFSWSLMKLITDECQLYQTDVGYQPFKDYYAGR; from the coding sequence ATGACTACATCAATCATCAAAAATCAGGAAATAAAAAATAAGCTTAGTAATCCCGAACTAAGGCTCAAAGATATTATTAAAACTCTGCCAAAGGAATGTTTTCAGCAGAACCGTCGCAAAGCGTGGACACAAGCACTACTTAGTGTTGTGATGGTGGGTTTAGGTTACTGGAGTTTGGCGATCGCACCTTGGTTTCTGTTACCCATTGCCTGGATTTTTACAGGTACAGCCTTAACAGGTTTTTTTGTGATTGGTCACGATTGTGGACACCGTTCATTTGCCAAACGTCGTTGGGTAAATGACTTGGTAGGGCATATATTTATGATGCCGTTAATATATCCCTTTCACAGTTGGCGGATTAAGCATAATCATCACCACAAACACACCAACAAGTTAGACGAAGATAATGCTTGGCATCCTATCAGACCAGAAGTTTTTGCCAGTTGGGGTAAAACTCGTCAGTCTGCCTTTAAGTTGTTTATGCGTCAAAGGCTTTGGTGGGTAGGCTCAGTTGGACATTGGGCTGTTGTGCATTTCGATTGGCGGAAATTCAAAGTTAAAGACCAAGCTGATGTGAAACTTTCTGTTGCTGTAGTAGTTTTATTTGCCGCAGTTGCTTTTCCCACCCTCATCGCTACAACTGGTATTTGGGGATTTGTAAAATTTTGGTTTGTGCCTTGGCTTGGTTATCATTTTTGGATGAGTACCTTCACCATTGTTCACCACACATATCCAGATGTTCCTTTTGAAGCAGAGAACAAATGGCATGAAGCTATGGCACAGTTATTTGGGACTATTCATTGTGATTATCCCAAATGGGTAGAAGTGTTGTGTCACGATATTAACGTCCACGTTCCTCATCACCTTTCTACAGCTATTCCTTCTTATAATTTGCGGCTAGCTTACAGCAGCATTCAAGAAAATTGGGGTGATTATCTACATGATGAACTTCGCTTTTCTTGGTCTTTAATGAAGCTCATTACTGACGAATGTCAACTGTATCAAACTGATGTTGGCTATCAGCCTTTTAAAGATTATTACGCAGGACGATAG
- the pgl gene encoding 6-phosphogluconolactonase codes for MKKTVEVLPDQTALIARSLDLILTKLDTAIKQQGRFTIALSGGSTPKPLYEAIAAQKLPWDKIHVFWGDERYVSPDHPDSNELMARTAWLDRVDIPAENIHAVPTLDNNPAVSAAKYEQHLQTFFNSAPGEFPALDVVLLGMGDDAHTASLFPHTEALQVRDRLITVGNKDGNPRITFTYPFINAASSVIFVVAGANKRPALAQVFAPSADDLAYPSRFIQPQGELLWLLDAAAGAELSV; via the coding sequence ATGAAAAAAACGGTTGAAGTCCTACCGGATCAAACAGCGCTAATTGCGCGATCGCTCGATTTGATCCTGACTAAGTTAGATACTGCCATAAAACAGCAGGGGCGATTTACCATTGCCTTATCCGGCGGTAGCACACCTAAGCCGTTGTATGAAGCGATCGCTGCCCAAAAATTACCTTGGGATAAAATTCATGTTTTCTGGGGAGATGAGCGTTATGTCTCACCAGATCATCCCGATAGTAATGAACTGATGGCACGTACTGCATGGCTAGACCGCGTTGATATCCCCGCCGAGAATATTCATGCTGTCCCCACCTTAGATAATAATCCGGCAGTATCGGCTGCTAAGTATGAACAGCACTTGCAAACATTTTTTAACTCTGCACCCGGAGAGTTTCCCGCTTTGGATGTGGTATTGCTAGGAATGGGTGATGATGCCCATACTGCATCTTTGTTTCCCCACACAGAAGCTTTACAAGTACGCGATCGCTTAATTACTGTGGGTAATAAAGACGGTAATCCCCGCATAACCTTCACATACCCATTCATTAACGCTGCTAGCAGTGTAATTTTTGTGGTTGCAGGTGCTAACAAACGGCCAGCCCTTGCTCAAGTATTTGCTCCGAGTGCAGATGACTTAGCTTATCCATCCCGCTTCATCCAGCCCCAAGGTGAACTTTTGTGGCTACTGGATGCAGCCGCAGGCGCGGAACTCTCAGTTTGA